The Fibrobacter sp. UWR4 genome includes the window TCTTTCCTTACCCGTTTTCAAGGGAAAGTATTGGAACAAAAATCCTGATCAACTTGGGAATGAAGTTGCAACAACGGATCGTCGCGAACAATTAAAAGGTGTTGGCAATGCTCAGTCTCCTTTTGTAGCTGCATCTGCTTTTAGGATTCTTGTAAATCGACATATAGAAAATGGTAACTATACAGAAGTTGTTTCCGATGAAGAAATAGCAAAAGTTTTTGAAATTCAGAAAACATGGATTAAGGAAACTTTTGGTGATGAGATGGGATTGGTTCATACCCCGACTACGATGGCAAATTATTCTGCACCATCCATGATGAAACATCAGGGTTGTAGAAACTTCAAGAAAGTGTTTGATAGGCCCGCGCCCAAAAACGCAGAATATCTCATGGGATTCCCACTTGGAGCAAGTTCTCCAGAACCTCAAGGCAAAAATAATTTGAAGAAGTGGGGTGCGTAATGACTGCCTATGAAATTTCCCTTCTGCTAAAAAAACTTGGGGTTCGAGAAACAAAGGCAGAGACTTATCCAAACACTTATAGTATAGTAAATGGCTCAAGTTTTCTTGCTCAGCAGGTAAACAATCGAGATTCTGCATCATGGAAAAAAGCAGAATATATAATTCTAACAGAATCTCATGTTTCAAAAGAAATCATAGATGGGTGGAAAAAATTAACAGAGCGAGAACCTCTTCCTAGTGCGATACAAAAAGCTATGCGTTCCAACATCGGATGATAAATTTGATGTTTATGATTCTCAAGGGAAATTGATTGAATCGGATTCGCTAGATAGAGTTATAAGGCATACTCCTGATATAGTTGATTTCTTGAATGAAAGTGAAACTTCTGTAAATTCAAAATCAGTCAAAAACGTTTCTTCCTTCACTCCTTCCCAAGTCATCTACTACGGAGTTCCCGGCTGTGGCAAGAGTAAAAAGATTCAGGATATAACCAAAACCGTTCCTGAGTACAATAAGATTCGAGTTGTATTCCATCCCGGGTACGAGAGCACTGATTTTGTCGGACAGATATTGCCTTGCGTGAGAGAAGATGGGAAGGGTGTAGATTACAAATTCAATGCAGGGCCGTTTACAAAAATTCTTCGTCGTGCATATCTCAATCCGCAACAGCAATTTTATCTCGTAGTTGAAGAAATTAACCGTGGCAATGCTGCTGCGATTTTTAGCGATGTCTTCCAGTTACTTGATCGTTTAAAGAATAATGATGAAGATAACATTGGCGGAAATACCTACAAGAAAGGCTGGAGTCAATACTTCGTTGATAACGTGGATATCAATGGTTATATCCGTAGCGAATCTGCATATCTAAATGAGATTGACGACGAGAATAGAGAAAGCATTCATCTTGGTGTATTCCCTAGCTCTGATTTGACCTCTACAAGATGTTTCAAGTCTGTCAAGATAAAAGATTGCAATGGCTGCGACATCACTTTCACCGCAAATACGGCAATCCGTCTCCCGCCCAATCT containing:
- a CDS encoding AAA family ATPase, producing MNESETSVNSKSVKNVSSFTPSQVIYYGVPGCGKSKKIQDITKTVPEYNKIRVVFHPGYESTDFVGQILPCVREDGKGVDYKFNAGPFTKILRRAYLNPQQQFYLVVEEINRGNAAAIFSDVFQLLDRLKNNDEDNIGGNTYKKGWSQYFVDNVDINGYIRSESAYLNEIDDENRESIHLGVFPSSDLTSTRCFKSVKIKDCNGCDITFTANTAIRLPPNLSIYATMNTSDQNVFTLDNAFKRRFDSELVKNTLDGEQHKAQRETKIENTDITWGVFWEKVNDLILEKNTSMISSEDKRFGAYFIIGEEKTDDAGNKYREISRKLFGEKVLEYLWDDAFKYKRKEVFAESCKSVESLIENFEEGGFAAIFKDGILGL